Proteins from one Deinococcus actinosclerus genomic window:
- a CDS encoding DUF11 domain-containing protein, producing MKRALTTLTAALLGTAAAQEISTSLPLTSVGDKLMWTVGDQDLRLVVGVGSRVQLDVYGAQFDPADYRTPDQYGDENYDPATPKAPVGSTFTLLDDGGQVVRQQEFGQGAQDWQTFLNSDLKAGTYTLRVRTQGNGKNTFALRLTSVSAAVEADHLNVTVRSNDWVPALNVYNPGGPMSIRMYDGDGPGELQGELRDAQGNAYPVKVSGQLQWDEINVPEDQGNYTLYLRQPPRTFQWSNSVGFELSTGPIQIVTADTTGKLDIRAELVLPDETLPTQANVTVGEQTYAVNGQAGPFTLPAREYPVQAEPVKGAEVSVNAPAATVTKGQTARVAVQVKPSLNLSFTADKPEVCVGDVVTFTARATTDFERQTLPASLRVALPAGFEAQGDTSVTARVDAAHPGVLTFEARAVAATQGEARATLAPWNQTRTLGVQVLPSATQIELRRAPLAATLPGETVTVTLTLRNTSAAPAPFELTDQPGETLEALDPTSFSGELQPGEEKTLSYRARVKGTGGEQGQLSATLTSNCATQQVVGGTLGVTTPPPPAPTPVVTQTRESTVRIPYDVPTTRNATQVIVAHQPPAGASYVPGSSQLSGRPLADPQVGASGKLYWTTPGAPRGVLTYRVTHEGSLPALQSPALVGRYAGGQVSVLVGEGNLDDLGALQPVAAAQTRENGGALKLPLDGAVYRDRDRVTVVVESPEGSEELPRINGVPVDPASLGRRAVDAERGTQRQEFYGVALRSGENILTFAGQTVRVSLAGTPVSAEFTGQQLIADGVTPIRVGIRLADAAGIGTASGNVTVQATLEPTQPDAQPRVVSYQVKLTDGEGVLELEPLAAPAHFDVRVRLGDRVISKGFEALPSRTRVGIGMLSVGGVLSRGGVAAGEARAQGYLETPIGDGKLYVAASGALTADRTASGATTVRQDRDQGLPTTANPLQRYPTHGDSSAETVPLQGIDPVAVRYEHPAFSVSYRQAPLPIDVFNLGVTPTALSGFTRGAPAQLSGFVAALPGDLKRVTLDANGLRALPLPDQDLAADSETVTLILTDPVTGAQDRRPLARLSDYTLDPAAGVLYLQRPLNLLDDQGRTVRVEVSYRLNDPLGARTLGWGVQGKYRVTDTLSVAAAAVSLDGVTSVGAHVRYDDGNRRADLLAAYAAPGTLVDGSASVQGERFAVSGSVHYQTPGYAGLNAGTPGLGAAADATYRLTDRFALNARATYAAAPASDSAPATGGGAADLRGLYSFSPFTLGAGLRAGFGDQQGVAAIVSAAYARDGLGVQVEHAQAISGTLETTTTVKASVPVADHVTLTARDDIRWGEGQRASLGLQTALGGTNLSVSYDLPGADGWGNRARIGVDTTLPVSDRAAVDLRGSLILDTDGDAQNESGWNAGAGVRYKADTLSATLAADAARTGAGLSVALKGGATYSVNDQLTLSAEGHQIFGAGAGANYAVSGALRAGPWQGLSYLRYKDGALAGGTPELIGEANVEYHVPRYALRAGVAGRALLDQPGSATYQGSLSGTYYVTDRLGLGLAARGLTQPATGSALLSAGLEASYRVLPGTWLTVGYNPVGFQGIGTNVYTRQGAYLRLDLMLDDGQIPAPAPDTTGGR from the coding sequence GTGAAACGCGCCCTGACCACCCTGACCGCGGCCCTGCTGGGTACGGCCGCCGCGCAGGAAATCTCGACCTCGCTCCCCCTGACCTCGGTCGGCGACAAGCTCATGTGGACGGTCGGCGATCAGGACCTGCGACTGGTCGTGGGCGTCGGCTCGCGCGTGCAGCTGGACGTGTACGGCGCGCAGTTCGACCCGGCCGACTACCGCACGCCGGACCAGTACGGCGACGAGAACTACGACCCCGCCACGCCCAAGGCCCCGGTCGGCAGCACCTTCACCCTGCTCGACGACGGCGGGCAGGTCGTCCGGCAGCAGGAGTTCGGGCAGGGCGCGCAGGACTGGCAGACCTTCCTGAACAGCGACCTGAAGGCCGGCACGTACACCCTGCGCGTGCGCACCCAGGGCAACGGCAAGAACACCTTCGCGCTGCGCCTGACCTCGGTCAGCGCCGCCGTCGAGGCCGACCACCTGAACGTCACGGTGCGCAGCAACGACTGGGTGCCCGCCCTGAACGTCTATAACCCCGGCGGGCCCATGAGCATCCGCATGTACGACGGGGACGGCCCCGGCGAACTGCAGGGCGAGCTGCGCGACGCGCAGGGCAACGCCTACCCCGTCAAGGTCAGCGGGCAGCTCCAGTGGGACGAGATCAACGTGCCCGAGGACCAGGGCAACTACACCCTGTACCTGCGCCAGCCGCCCAGGACCTTCCAGTGGTCGAACTCGGTGGGGTTCGAACTGAGCACCGGCCCGATCCAGATCGTCACGGCCGACACCACCGGCAAGCTGGATATCCGGGCCGAACTGGTCCTCCCGGACGAGACGCTGCCCACCCAGGCGAACGTCACGGTGGGTGAACAGACCTACGCGGTCAATGGGCAGGCCGGGCCCTTCACGCTGCCCGCCCGCGAGTACCCCGTGCAGGCCGAGCCGGTCAAGGGAGCCGAGGTCAGCGTCAACGCGCCGGCCGCGACCGTCACGAAGGGCCAGACCGCGCGCGTGGCCGTGCAGGTCAAACCCAGCCTGAACCTCAGCTTCACCGCCGACAAACCCGAGGTCTGCGTGGGCGACGTGGTGACCTTCACCGCGCGCGCCACCACCGACTTCGAGCGGCAGACCCTGCCCGCCAGCCTGCGCGTGGCGCTGCCCGCCGGGTTCGAGGCGCAGGGCGACACGAGCGTCACCGCCCGCGTGGACGCCGCCCACCCCGGCGTGCTGACCTTCGAGGCCCGCGCCGTGGCCGCCACGCAGGGCGAGGCCCGCGCCACCCTGGCCCCCTGGAACCAGACCCGGACGCTGGGCGTGCAGGTGCTGCCCAGCGCCACCCAGATCGAACTGCGCCGCGCGCCGCTGGCCGCGACCCTCCCCGGCGAGACCGTCACCGTGACCCTCACGCTGCGCAACACCAGCGCCGCGCCCGCCCCCTTCGAACTGACCGACCAGCCCGGCGAGACCCTGGAAGCCCTGGACCCCACCAGCTTCAGCGGCGAACTCCAGCCCGGCGAGGAGAAGACCCTCAGCTACCGCGCCCGCGTGAAGGGGACGGGCGGCGAGCAGGGCCAGCTCAGCGCCACCCTGACGAGCAACTGCGCCACGCAGCAGGTCGTGGGCGGCACCCTCGGCGTCACCACGCCCCCGCCCCCCGCGCCCACCCCGGTCGTCACGCAGACCCGCGAGAGCACGGTCCGCATCCCCTACGACGTGCCCACCACGCGGAACGCCACGCAGGTCATCGTGGCGCACCAGCCGCCCGCCGGGGCCAGCTACGTGCCCGGCAGCAGCCAGCTGAGCGGCCGCCCCCTGGCCGACCCGCAGGTGGGCGCCAGTGGCAAGCTGTACTGGACGACGCCCGGCGCACCCCGGGGCGTCCTGACCTACCGCGTCACGCACGAGGGCAGCCTGCCCGCCCTGCAGAGCCCCGCCCTGGTCGGCCGGTACGCCGGGGGCCAGGTCAGCGTCCTGGTCGGCGAGGGTAACCTGGACGACCTGGGCGCCCTGCAACCGGTGGCCGCCGCGCAGACCCGGGAGAACGGCGGCGCGCTGAAACTCCCGCTGGACGGCGCGGTGTACCGCGACCGCGACCGCGTGACCGTCGTGGTGGAAAGCCCCGAGGGCAGCGAGGAACTCCCCCGCATCAACGGCGTGCCGGTCGATCCGGCCAGCCTGGGCCGCAGGGCGGTGGACGCCGAGCGCGGCACGCAGCGCCAGGAGTTCTACGGCGTCGCGCTGCGCAGCGGCGAGAACATCCTCACCTTCGCCGGGCAGACCGTCCGGGTGTCCCTGGCGGGCACGCCCGTCAGCGCCGAGTTCACGGGCCAGCAGCTCATCGCCGACGGCGTCACGCCCATCCGCGTGGGCATCCGGCTGGCCGACGCCGCCGGGATCGGCACCGCCAGCGGCAACGTCACCGTGCAGGCCACCCTGGAACCCACCCAGCCCGACGCGCAGCCCCGCGTGGTCAGCTATCAGGTGAAACTGACCGACGGCGAGGGCGTGCTGGAACTCGAACCGCTCGCCGCGCCGGCCCACTTCGACGTCCGCGTGCGCCTGGGCGACCGGGTGATCAGCAAGGGCTTCGAGGCGCTGCCCAGCCGCACCCGCGTCGGGATCGGCATGCTGAGCGTCGGCGGGGTCCTGAGCCGCGGCGGGGTCGCGGCCGGCGAGGCCCGCGCGCAGGGCTACCTAGAAACGCCCATCGGGGACGGCAAGCTGTACGTCGCGGCCAGCGGCGCTCTCACCGCCGACCGCACCGCCAGCGGGGCCACCACTGTCCGGCAGGACCGCGACCAGGGCCTGCCCACCACCGCCAACCCCCTCCAGCGCTACCCCACCCACGGCGACAGCAGCGCCGAGACCGTGCCGCTCCAGGGCATCGACCCGGTCGCCGTGCGCTACGAGCACCCGGCCTTCTCGGTCAGCTACCGGCAGGCGCCGCTGCCCATCGACGTGTTCAACCTGGGTGTCACGCCCACCGCCCTGAGCGGATTCACGCGCGGCGCCCCCGCGCAGCTGTCGGGCTTCGTGGCCGCGCTGCCCGGTGACCTGAAACGCGTCACGCTGGACGCCAACGGCCTGCGCGCTCTGCCGCTGCCCGACCAGGACCTGGCGGCCGACAGCGAGACCGTCACGCTGATCCTCACCGACCCCGTGACCGGCGCGCAGGACCGCCGCCCGCTGGCCCGCCTGAGCGACTACACCCTGGACCCCGCCGCCGGTGTCCTGTACCTCCAGCGGCCCCTGAACCTGCTCGACGACCAGGGCCGCACCGTGCGCGTCGAGGTCAGCTACCGCCTGAACGATCCCCTCGGGGCGCGCACCCTCGGCTGGGGCGTGCAGGGCAAGTACCGCGTGACCGACACCCTGAGCGTGGCCGCCGCCGCCGTCAGCCTGGACGGCGTGACCAGCGTGGGCGCGCACGTCCGCTACGACGACGGGAACCGCCGCGCCGACCTGCTCGCCGCGTACGCCGCGCCGGGCACCCTGGTGGACGGCAGCGCCAGCGTGCAGGGCGAGCGTTTCGCCGTGAGTGGCAGCGTGCACTACCAGACCCCGGGCTACGCGGGCCTGAACGCCGGCACCCCCGGCCTGGGCGCCGCCGCGGACGCCACCTACCGCCTGACCGACCGCTTCGCGCTGAACGCCCGCGCCACCTACGCCGCTGCGCCCGCCTCGGATAGCGCCCCCGCGACGGGTGGCGGCGCGGCCGACCTGCGCGGCCTGTACAGCTTCTCACCGTTCACGTTGGGCGCCGGCCTCCGCGCGGGCTTCGGGGATCAGCAGGGCGTGGCCGCCATCGTCAGCGCCGCCTACGCGCGGGACGGGCTGGGCGTGCAGGTCGAGCACGCCCAGGCCATCAGCGGCACCCTGGAGACCACCACCACCGTCAAGGCCAGCGTGCCGGTCGCCGATCACGTCACCCTGACCGCCCGCGACGACATCCGCTGGGGCGAGGGCCAGCGCGCCAGCCTGGGCCTCCAGACCGCGCTGGGCGGCACGAATCTCAGCGTCAGCTACGACCTGCCCGGCGCCGACGGCTGGGGCAACCGCGCCCGCATCGGCGTGGACACCACCTTGCCCGTCAGCGACCGCGCGGCGGTGGACCTGCGCGGCAGCCTGATCCTCGACACCGACGGCGACGCGCAGAACGAGAGCGGCTGGAACGCCGGCGCGGGCGTGCGCTACAAGGCCGACACCCTGAGCGCCACGCTGGCCGCCGACGCCGCCCGCACCGGCGCGGGCCTCAGCGTGGCCCTCAAGGGCGGCGCGACCTACAGCGTCAACGATCAGCTCACCCTGAGTGCCGAAGGCCACCAGATCTTCGGCGCGGGGGCTGGCGCGAACTACGCCGTCTCGGGCGCGCTGCGGGCCGGGCCCTGGCAGGGCCTGAGCTACCTGCGCTACAAGGACGGCGCGCTGGCCGGTGGCACCCCGGAACTGATCGGCGAGGCGAACGTCGAGTACCACGTGCCCCGCTACGCCCTGCGCGCCGGGGTGGCCGGCCGCGCCCTGCTGGACCAGCCGGGCAGCGCCACCTACCAGGGCAGCCTCAGCGGCACCTACTACGTCACCGACCGCCTGGGCCTGGGCCTCGCCGCGCGCGGCCTGACGCAGCCCGCCACCGGCAGCGCCCTGCTCAGCGCCGGCCTGGAAGCCAGCTACCGCGTCCTGCCGGGCACCTGGCTGACCGTGGGCTACAACCCGGTGGGCTTCCAGGGGATCGGCACGAACGTGTACACCCGCCAGGGCGCCTACCTGCGCCTGGACCTGATGCTCGACGACGGACAGATTCCCGCCCCCGCCCCCGATACCACCGGAGGGCGCTGA
- a CDS encoding DUF11 domain-containing protein, which produces MHTLLTAVRRLLPLAALSGLSLAAATTCAASSPWVQSFNSNAALSSVQNHVYVTDPGTVTNTWGKYTFWQDIDHTGNGGYALFLNVANFENRSGALLSTPRVLFQQVLNVPAGSQLNYQNYARTHATAPAQLRYEFLDTASGTLLARTDGSVLTTGYTLQSVPAFTAPGAQVTLRILTLKDGVSGDANVLKLDDLKLSCVPQAQLTLTKGSNGPWTPLQSGATYTLTVRNSGSATTAGLVTVKDQLPTGISAPASFTPASGWTCATSAGTVTCTGTPNLAAGASLTLSVPVSVGLGAVGTITNRASVGGGSDPNPIPDPATCTSTAGQCATATTTVTTPAPPAPVTGTCTVSAPFTRTFDTNAASGEVRNHTYLSDPTVVNATDGTYTFWKDIDHTGNGGFALFLNVANFEGKNGGALSTPRVLFEQQITVPAGAELSYSNWVRSHSSTATQLRYVFRDAGGSVLQQVDGALVTTGYTLQSVPTFTSPGSQVTLQILTLKDGTSADANVLKLDDLSLSCPVPARPQLTLTKTSNGPWTPLQSGATYTLTVRNDSAVTSSGAVTVKDQLPTGISAPASFTPANGWTCVTSAGAVTCTGTPNLAPGSSVTLTVPVTVAAEAVGTVTNRASVGGGGDPDPIPDPATCASTGGQCATTTTTVTVPTAAPTCEKVYALTVTPGGSTLDGVSINELDVTGNVIGTQIAAIGGTSATLAISPDARRFFVATDDNRLRVYEPATRTWYAGGTFSGVSGRLVRMAVTSSGAGYAMDGGGNLWSFTTGASSGYAVTALGQVTSVSSGAPSFQDNGDFFADSSGKLYMISAVTGSTSIDLWLITPAGSSASAEYLGSFSNPGQNSQFNGIAASPSGIYARDNLGRLVKLDLVNVTYMPVGSPSLGSTDLASCTYPVLAPSLGAVKSVTKVAGTTGDRVQPGDTLEYRVVIRNSGTLPAGGVTFTDALPAGTTYVPGSARVNGASTTVTNGASTSLGGAAYPFAQPVGICSGPTAACTTQVLKIDSTPAALDNEAVVTFRVTVNAPASYPASVRNTALARYAGGPTGGVPSNEVVTPVFEPAKLTVTKTVQNITRGGAASTSSSGNPGDVLEYCIATTNVGGLNATNIIFSDTVPANTAFTVGGFAPGQDLRVTTPAGTVYYTAAADGDAGLLSSGKVTVQGGSFVLAPTQTVTICFRASIQ; this is translated from the coding sequence ATGCATACCCTCCTGACCGCTGTCCGGCGCCTGCTGCCCCTGGCGGCCCTGTCCGGCCTGAGTCTCGCCGCCGCCACCACCTGCGCCGCCAGCAGCCCCTGGGTGCAGAGCTTCAACAGCAACGCTGCGCTGAGCAGCGTGCAGAACCACGTGTACGTCACTGACCCGGGCACCGTCACGAACACCTGGGGCAAGTACACCTTCTGGCAGGACATCGACCACACCGGCAACGGCGGCTACGCGCTGTTCCTGAACGTCGCCAACTTCGAGAACCGCAGCGGCGCGCTGCTGAGCACGCCCCGCGTGCTGTTCCAGCAGGTGCTGAACGTGCCGGCCGGCTCGCAGCTGAACTACCAGAACTACGCCCGCACGCACGCCACCGCGCCCGCCCAGCTGCGCTACGAGTTCCTGGACACCGCCAGCGGCACGCTGCTGGCGCGCACCGACGGCAGCGTCCTGACCACCGGCTATACCCTGCAGAGCGTCCCGGCGTTCACCGCGCCCGGCGCGCAGGTCACGCTGCGGATCCTGACCCTGAAAGACGGCGTGAGCGGCGACGCGAACGTCCTGAAGCTCGACGACCTGAAACTCAGCTGCGTGCCGCAGGCCCAGCTCACCCTCACCAAGGGCAGCAACGGCCCCTGGACGCCCCTGCAGAGCGGCGCCACGTACACCCTGACCGTCCGGAACAGCGGCAGCGCCACCACCGCCGGTCTGGTCACCGTGAAGGATCAGCTGCCCACCGGGATCAGTGCGCCCGCCAGCTTCACCCCCGCCAGCGGCTGGACCTGCGCGACCAGCGCCGGCACCGTGACCTGCACCGGCACGCCGAATCTCGCGGCGGGTGCCAGCCTGACCCTGAGCGTGCCCGTGAGCGTCGGCCTGGGGGCCGTCGGGACGATCACCAACCGCGCCAGCGTCGGTGGGGGCAGCGACCCGAACCCCATTCCCGATCCCGCGACCTGCACCTCGACCGCCGGGCAGTGCGCCACGGCCACCACCACCGTCACCACGCCCGCGCCGCCGGCCCCTGTGACCGGCACCTGCACCGTCAGCGCGCCCTTCACGCGCACCTTCGACACGAACGCCGCCAGCGGCGAGGTGCGCAACCACACCTACCTGAGTGACCCGACCGTCGTGAACGCCACCGACGGCACCTACACCTTCTGGAAGGACATCGACCACACCGGCAACGGCGGCTTCGCGCTGTTCCTGAACGTCGCCAACTTCGAAGGGAAGAACGGCGGCGCCCTGAGTACCCCCCGCGTGCTGTTCGAGCAGCAGATCACCGTGCCCGCCGGGGCCGAACTGAGCTACAGCAACTGGGTGCGCAGCCACTCCAGCACCGCCACGCAGCTGCGCTACGTCTTCCGCGACGCGGGCGGCAGCGTCCTCCAGCAGGTGGACGGCGCCCTGGTCACCACCGGCTATACCCTGCAGAGCGTGCCCACCTTCACCAGCCCCGGGTCGCAGGTCACGCTGCAGATCCTGACGCTGAAAGACGGCACCAGTGCCGACGCGAACGTCCTGAAACTCGACGACCTGAGCCTCAGCTGCCCTGTGCCGGCCAGGCCCCAGCTGACCCTGACCAAGACCAGCAACGGCCCCTGGACGCCCCTGCAGAGCGGCGCCACGTACACCCTGACCGTCAGGAACGACAGCGCCGTGACGAGCAGCGGCGCCGTGACCGTCAAGGATCAGCTGCCCACCGGGATCAGTGCGCCCGCCAGCTTCACCCCCGCCAACGGCTGGACCTGCGTGACCAGCGCCGGCGCCGTGACCTGCACCGGCACGCCGAACCTCGCGCCGGGCAGCAGCGTCACCCTGACCGTCCCCGTGACCGTCGCCGCCGAGGCCGTGGGGACGGTCACGAACCGCGCCAGTGTGGGCGGCGGCGGTGACCCCGACCCGATCCCCGACCCCGCGACCTGCGCCTCGACCGGCGGGCAGTGCGCCACGACGACCACCACCGTCACCGTGCCCACGGCGGCGCCCACCTGCGAGAAGGTGTACGCGCTGACGGTCACGCCCGGCGGCAGCACCCTGGACGGCGTGAGCATCAACGAGCTGGACGTCACGGGCAACGTGATCGGCACGCAGATCGCCGCCATCGGCGGCACCTCGGCCACCCTGGCCATCTCCCCGGACGCCCGGCGTTTCTTCGTCGCCACCGACGACAACCGCCTGCGGGTCTATGAGCCCGCCACCCGCACCTGGTACGCGGGCGGCACCTTCAGCGGCGTGTCCGGGCGCCTGGTGCGCATGGCCGTCACGAGCAGCGGCGCCGGCTACGCCATGGACGGCGGCGGGAACCTCTGGTCGTTCACGACCGGCGCCAGCAGCGGCTACGCGGTCACGGCGCTCGGACAGGTGACCAGCGTGTCCAGCGGCGCGCCCAGCTTCCAGGACAACGGGGACTTCTTCGCCGACAGCAGCGGGAAGCTGTACATGATCAGCGCTGTGACCGGCTCGACCAGCATCGACCTGTGGCTGATCACCCCGGCGGGCAGCAGCGCCAGCGCCGAGTACCTGGGCAGCTTCAGCAACCCCGGCCAGAACTCGCAGTTCAACGGGATCGCCGCCAGCCCCAGCGGCATCTACGCCCGCGACAACCTGGGCCGACTGGTGAAACTCGACCTGGTGAACGTCACGTACATGCCGGTCGGCTCGCCCAGCCTGGGCTCCACCGACCTCGCCAGCTGCACCTACCCGGTCCTGGCCCCCAGCCTCGGCGCGGTCAAGAGCGTGACCAAGGTCGCGGGGACGACCGGCGACCGGGTGCAGCCGGGCGACACCCTGGAGTACCGCGTCGTGATCCGCAACAGCGGCACGCTGCCCGCCGGGGGCGTGACCTTCACGGACGCGCTGCCCGCCGGGACGACCTACGTGCCGGGCAGCGCCCGCGTGAACGGCGCCTCGACGACCGTCACGAACGGGGCGAGCACCAGCCTGGGCGGCGCGGCGTACCCCTTCGCGCAGCCGGTCGGGATCTGCTCTGGGCCGACGGCGGCCTGCACCACGCAGGTGCTGAAGATCGACAGCACCCCCGCTGCGCTCGACAACGAGGCGGTCGTGACCTTCCGCGTGACCGTGAATGCCCCGGCCAGCTACCCGGCCAGCGTGCGCAACACCGCCCTGGCGCGCTATGCGGGCGGCCCGACCGGCGGCGTGCCCAGCAACGAGGTCGTGACGCCCGTCTTCGAGCCCGCGAAACTGACCGTCACGAAGACCGTGCAGAACATCACGCGGGGCGGCGCCGCCTCCACGAGCAGCAGCGGCAACCCGGGCGACGTGCTGGAATACTGCATCGCCACGACGAACGTGGGGGGCCTGAACGCCACGAACATCATCTTCAGTGACACCGTGCCGGCCAACACGGCCTTCACGGTGGGCGGCTTCGCCCCCGGGCAGGACCTCCGCGTGACCACCCCTGCCGGCACGGTGTACTACACCGCCGCGGCCGACGGGGACGCCGGACTGCTGAGCAGCGGCAAGGTCACGGTGCAGGGCGGCAGCTTCGTGCTGGCCCCCACCCAGACCGTCACGATCTGCTTCCGCGCCAGCATCCAGTAA
- the ung gene encoding uracil-DNA glycosylase, which produces MPGGTQLVWFKKDLRAHDHAPLWEAARRGPVLPVFIYEPEQLTHEEFAGHHLTYLNDSLRELDASLRALGTPLVVRVGEAVAVLDELREAHGVSAVWAHEETGNGVSFGRDRRVRAWARARGLPLSELPQNGVIRRMRNRDGWAATWEERMGAPQIAAPARLSGVDADPGGLRTHAELGVPANAKIIPPGGRAAALDTLDSFLAARGVNYMREMSSPLSAEASCSRLSAPLAFGTVSLREVVQATRVRLAQVRGDLGADPRWVRSLRSYESRLHWHCHFVQRLESQPDMEFRTLNRALEGLREHEWTPEFFDRWQHGQTGYPLIDACMRMLRETGWLNFRMRALLVSFATQHLWLHWRQPGLFLAREWLDNEPGIHWSQMQMQSSTVGINRVRIYSPTRQAREQDPDGVFLRRWLPELADVPTDFIHTPWEWSGAGRLSYPPPIVNEQEAGRRARARIGAARASPAFEAEARRIYATHGSRKKAELRAERRAKGLPEKPPPTPRPRAVQRTIMSDQPDLFGHTPTPSGTPKAIVPSGLPDDWQQALHGEFSAPYFHELKDFLVEERRAGNVFPPAPDVFNALRFTPLGDVKVLILGQDPYHRPGQAHGLSFSVRPGVTIPPSLRNIYKELTADLPGFTAPRHGYLKAWAEQGILLLNAVLTVREGQANSHANKGWEHFTDAVIRAVNDKPDRVVFVLWGAYARKKKKLITAPQHVIIESAHPSPLSEAKFFGSRPFSQVNAALEEAGLTPIDWQLPMQVTE; this is translated from the coding sequence ATGCCCGGCGGGACTCAACTCGTGTGGTTCAAGAAGGATCTGCGCGCGCACGATCACGCGCCGCTGTGGGAGGCGGCGCGGCGCGGGCCGGTGCTGCCGGTCTTCATCTACGAGCCTGAGCAGCTGACCCACGAGGAGTTCGCCGGGCACCACCTGACGTACCTGAACGACTCGCTGCGTGAACTGGACGCCAGCCTGCGCGCGCTGGGCACCCCGCTGGTCGTGCGGGTGGGCGAGGCGGTCGCGGTGCTCGACGAGCTGCGCGAGGCGCACGGCGTGAGCGCCGTGTGGGCGCACGAGGAGACCGGCAACGGCGTCAGTTTCGGGCGGGACCGCCGCGTGCGGGCCTGGGCGCGGGCGCGTGGCCTGCCCCTGAGCGAACTGCCGCAGAACGGCGTGATCCGCCGCATGCGCAACCGCGACGGGTGGGCCGCCACCTGGGAGGAACGGATGGGCGCCCCGCAGATCGCCGCGCCCGCGCGGCTGAGCGGCGTGGACGCCGACCCCGGCGGCCTGCGCACCCACGCCGAACTGGGTGTGCCTGCCAACGCCAAGATCATTCCGCCGGGGGGCCGCGCCGCCGCGCTGGACACCCTCGACTCGTTCCTGGCGGCGCGCGGCGTGAACTACATGCGCGAGATGAGCAGCCCCCTGAGCGCCGAGGCCAGCTGCTCGCGCCTCAGCGCCCCGCTGGCCTTCGGGACCGTGTCGCTGCGCGAGGTCGTGCAGGCCACCCGCGTGCGCCTCGCGCAGGTGCGGGGCGACCTGGGGGCCGACCCGCGCTGGGTGCGGTCCCTGCGCTCGTACGAGTCGCGGCTGCACTGGCACTGCCATTTTGTACAGCGCCTGGAAAGCCAGCCGGACATGGAATTCCGCACCCTGAACCGCGCCCTGGAGGGCCTGCGCGAGCACGAGTGGACCCCGGAGTTCTTCGACCGCTGGCAACACGGCCAGACCGGCTACCCCCTGATCGACGCCTGCATGCGCATGCTGCGCGAGACGGGCTGGCTGAACTTCCGCATGCGCGCCCTGCTCGTCAGTTTCGCCACGCAGCACCTCTGGCTGCACTGGCGCCAGCCCGGGCTGTTCCTGGCGCGCGAGTGGCTGGACAACGAACCCGGCATCCATTGGTCGCAGATGCAGATGCAGAGCTCCACGGTCGGCATCAACCGCGTGCGCATCTACTCCCCGACCCGGCAGGCCCGCGAACAGGACCCGGACGGAGTGTTCCTGCGCCGCTGGCTGCCGGAACTCGCGGACGTCCCCACGGACTTCATCCACACGCCCTGGGAGTGGAGCGGCGCCGGACGCCTGAGCTACCCGCCGCCCATCGTGAACGAACAGGAGGCCGGACGCCGCGCCCGCGCCCGCATCGGCGCCGCCCGCGCCAGCCCGGCCTTCGAGGCCGAGGCCCGCCGCATCTACGCGACACACGGCAGCCGCAAGAAGGCCGAGCTGCGCGCCGAACGAAGAGCCAAGGGACTCCCGGAGAAACCCCCACCCACGCCGCGCCCCCGTGCCGTACAAAGGACCATCATGAGCGACCAGCCTGACCTCTTCGGCCACACGCCCACCCCCTCCGGTACCCCGAAGGCCATCGTGCCCAGCGGCCTCCCCGACGACTGGCAGCAGGCCCTGCACGGGGAATTCAGCGCCCCGTACTTCCACGAACTCAAGGACTTCCTGGTGGAGGAACGCCGCGCCGGGAACGTGTTCCCGCCCGCGCCGGACGTGTTCAACGCGCTGCGCTTCACGCCCCTAGGAGACGTGAAGGTCCTGATCCTGGGCCAGGACCCGTACCACCGCCCCGGGCAGGCGCACGGCCTGAGCTTCAGCGTCCGCCCCGGCGTGACCATCCCCCCCAGCCTGCGCAACATCTACAAGGAACTGACCGCCGACCTGCCGGGCTTCACCGCGCCCCGCCACGGCTACCTGAAAGCCTGGGCCGAGCAGGGCATCCTGCTGCTGAACGCCGTCCTGACCGTCCGTGAGGGGCAGGCCAACAGTCACGCCAACAAGGGCTGGGAGCACTTCACGGACGCCGTCATCCGCGCCGTGAACGACAAACCCGACCGGGTCGTGTTCGTCCTGTGGGGCGCGTACGCCCGCAAGAAGAAGAAACTCATCACCGCGCCCCAGCACGTCATCATCGAATCCGCGCACCCCAGCCCCCTGAGCGAGGCGAAATTCTTCGGCAGCCGCCCCTTCAGCCAGGTGAACGCCGCCCTGGAAGAGGCGGGCCTCACGCCCATCGACTGGCAACTGCCCATGCAGGTCACGGAATGA